Proteins encoded in a region of the Halostella limicola genome:
- a CDS encoding branched-chain amino acid ABC transporter permease, whose translation MTDPVVLSAVDVLVDLLQPGTLARILLDALSKSALYVVIASGLSLIFGLMGVLNFAHGSLTMIGAYLGGAVMVALVSSGTSGPVRFLLFFLAIAAAFGLLTLLGGAIEVALIRPIYDREPLFQILLTFGVVLVLDELARIAVELYGLQPQSEWQAAMGTAPGFLSNWYSVAGVSTRGLYLFEVLVGALVVVAIWAFLTKTRYGLYIRAGSEDPEMTRALGIDVRKAFTVVFGVGAGLAGLAGVVLMWDPRFGASVPLGVETLLVAFVVVIIGGLGSFRGTVVAAGVVGLTDALMTWLFQNHVDFPGLPEMAMFLVLVGVLIVRPQGLFGVAEVGGH comes from the coding sequence ATGACCGACCCCGTCGTCCTCTCCGCCGTCGACGTGCTCGTCGACCTGCTCCAGCCCGGGACGCTGGCGCGCATCCTCCTCGACGCGCTGTCGAAGTCCGCGCTGTACGTGGTCATCGCCAGCGGCCTCTCGCTCATCTTCGGCCTGATGGGCGTGCTGAACTTCGCGCACGGGTCGCTCACGATGATCGGCGCGTACCTCGGGGGCGCGGTGATGGTCGCGCTGGTGTCGTCCGGCACCAGCGGCCCGGTGCGGTTCCTGCTTTTCTTCCTCGCCATCGCCGCCGCATTCGGCCTCCTCACCCTGCTCGGCGGCGCGATCGAGGTGGCGCTGATCCGACCGATCTACGACCGCGAGCCGCTGTTCCAGATACTGCTGACCTTCGGCGTCGTGCTCGTGCTCGACGAGCTCGCCCGAATCGCCGTCGAACTGTACGGTCTCCAGCCCCAGAGCGAGTGGCAGGCGGCGATGGGGACCGCGCCCGGCTTCCTCTCGAACTGGTACTCCGTCGCAGGCGTCTCCACGCGCGGGCTGTACCTGTTCGAGGTGCTCGTCGGCGCGCTCGTCGTCGTCGCCATCTGGGCGTTCCTCACCAAGACGCGGTACGGCCTCTACATCCGGGCCGGGAGCGAGGACCCCGAGATGACCCGCGCGCTCGGCATCGACGTGCGGAAGGCGTTCACCGTCGTCTTCGGCGTCGGCGCGGGCCTCGCTGGACTGGCCGGCGTCGTGCTGATGTGGGATCCGCGCTTCGGCGCGAGCGTCCCGCTCGGCGTCGAGACGCTGCTCGTCGCGTTCGTCGTCGTGATCATCGGCGGTCTCGGCTCCTTCCGCGGGACGGTCGTCGCGGCCGGGGTCGTCGGCCTCACCGACGCGCTGATGACCTGGCTGTTCCAGAACCACGTCGACTTCCCCGGCCTGCCGGAGATGGCGATGTTCCTCGTGCTCGTCGGCGTCCTGATCGTCAGGCCGCAGGGCCTCTTCGGCGTCGCGGAGGTGGGTGGCCATTAG
- the ilvD gene encoding dihydroxy-acid dehydratase, which translates to MSQQERRREKDENLRSSEVTEGTERAPHRAMFRAMGYDDEDLTSPMVGVANPAADITPCNVHLDDVAQSAYDGIDDTGGMPIEFGTITISDAISMGTEGMKASLISREVIADSVELVAFGERMDGLVTVAGCDKNLPGMMMAAIRTDLPSVFLYGGSIMPGEHDGREVTIQNVFEGVGAVAEGDMAEDELDDLERNACPGAGACGGMFTANTMASISETLGFAPLGSASPPAESEDRYEVAREAGELALDAIENDRKPSDFLTKESFENAIALQVAVGGSTNAVLHLLALAAEAGIDLDIEEFDEISRRTPKIADLQPGGERVMNDLHEVGGIPVVLRRLLDADLIHGDALTVTGNTLAEEIERLEDEGAIPPRGEIDADFLYPVDDPIHEEGAIKILTGNLAPDGSVLKITADDGFHHEGPAQVFENEEAAMKYVQEGHVDEGDVIVIRNEGPQGGPGMREMLGVTAAVAGQDHADDVALITDGRFSGATRGRSIGHVAPESFSGGPIGALEDGDYVTIDIPDRTLAVDLSDEEIEARLDERDEPDLPYDTGVLAKYSLSMGSAANGAVSNPGVRRD; encoded by the coding sequence ATGAGTCAGCAAGAGCGGCGCAGGGAGAAAGACGAGAACCTGCGCAGCAGCGAAGTCACGGAGGGGACGGAGCGGGCCCCCCACCGCGCCATGTTCCGCGCGATGGGCTACGACGACGAGGACCTGACCTCGCCGATGGTCGGCGTCGCCAACCCCGCGGCCGACATCACGCCGTGTAACGTCCACCTCGACGACGTCGCGCAGTCGGCCTACGACGGGATCGACGACACGGGCGGCATGCCCATCGAGTTCGGCACGATCACGATCTCGGACGCCATCTCCATGGGGACCGAGGGGATGAAGGCGTCGCTCATCTCCCGGGAGGTCATCGCCGACTCCGTCGAGCTCGTCGCGTTCGGCGAGCGGATGGACGGTCTCGTGACGGTCGCGGGCTGCGACAAGAACCTGCCCGGGATGATGATGGCGGCCATCCGGACGGACCTGCCCTCCGTGTTCCTCTACGGCGGGTCGATCATGCCGGGCGAGCACGACGGGCGGGAAGTCACCATCCAGAACGTCTTCGAGGGCGTCGGCGCGGTCGCCGAGGGCGACATGGCCGAGGACGAACTCGACGACCTCGAACGCAACGCCTGCCCCGGCGCGGGCGCCTGCGGCGGGATGTTCACCGCGAACACGATGGCCAGCATCTCCGAGACGCTCGGCTTCGCGCCGCTGGGCAGCGCCAGTCCGCCGGCCGAGTCCGAGGACCGCTACGAGGTCGCCCGCGAGGCCGGCGAACTCGCGCTCGACGCCATCGAGAACGACCGCAAGCCCTCCGACTTCCTCACCAAGGAGTCCTTCGAGAACGCCATCGCGCTCCAGGTGGCCGTCGGTGGGTCCACGAACGCCGTGCTCCACCTGCTCGCGCTCGCCGCGGAGGCCGGCATCGACCTAGACATCGAGGAGTTCGACGAGATATCCCGGCGCACGCCGAAGATCGCCGACCTCCAGCCCGGCGGCGAACGCGTGATGAACGACCTCCACGAGGTCGGCGGCATCCCCGTCGTCCTCCGCCGCCTGCTCGACGCCGACCTGATCCACGGTGACGCCCTCACCGTGACGGGCAACACCCTCGCCGAGGAGATCGAGCGCCTGGAGGACGAGGGCGCGATCCCGCCGCGCGGCGAGATCGACGCTGACTTCCTCTACCCCGTCGACGACCCCATCCACGAGGAGGGGGCGATCAAGATCCTCACCGGCAACCTCGCGCCGGACGGGAGCGTCCTGAAGATCACCGCCGACGACGGTTTCCACCACGAGGGGCCCGCACAGGTGTTCGAAAACGAGGAGGCGGCGATGAAGTACGTCCAAGAGGGGCACGTCGACGAGGGCGATGTCATCGTCATCCGCAACGAGGGGCCGCAGGGCGGTCCCGGCATGCGCGAGATGCTCGGCGTCACGGCCGCGGTCGCCGGCCAGGACCACGCCGACGACGTGGCGCTGATCACCGACGGACGCTTCTCCGGCGCGACCCGCGGCCGCTCCATCGGACACGTCGCCCCCGAGTCGTTCTCGGGCGGCCCCATCGGCGCACTGGAGGACGGCGACTACGTCACGATCGACATCCCCGACCGGACCCTCGCCGTCGACCTCTCCGACGAGGAGATCGAGGCGCGCCTCGACGAGCGCGACGAGCCGGACCTCCCGTACGACACCGGCGTCCTCGCGAAGTACAGCCTCTCGATGGGCTCGGCCGCGAACGGCGCGGTGAGCAACCCGGGCGTCCGCCGGGACTAG
- a CDS encoding transcription factor S, translating to MQFCDDCGSMMKSRDGEMVCSSCGATVERDEDRAAQFVSTERQTEDDVIETEEGANFEGKPTADDVVCDECGHTKAWYTIKQTGSADEPPTRFFKCQECGNRWREYN from the coding sequence ATGCAGTTCTGCGACGACTGCGGTTCCATGATGAAGTCCCGGGACGGCGAGATGGTCTGTTCCAGCTGCGGCGCGACCGTCGAGCGTGACGAGGACCGCGCCGCCCAGTTCGTCTCGACGGAGCGCCAGACCGAAGACGACGTGATCGAGACCGAGGAGGGGGCCAACTTCGAGGGGAAACCGACCGCGGACGACGTGGTCTGCGACGAGTGCGGCCACACGAAGGCCTGGTACACCATCAAGCAGACCGGGTCCGCGGACGAGCCGCCGACGCGGTTCTTCAAGTGTCAGGAGTGCGGGAACCGGTGGCGGGAATACAACTAA
- a CDS encoding ABC transporter ATP-binding protein, translating into MSGDPPALELDGVHSYYGESHVLRGVDLTVEKGENVALVGRNGVGKTTTLRSILGLTPPREGTVRLHGEDVTGVETHEIARRGVGWVPEERRMFSHLSVDENLRVATPPGSDVSARVEEALDAFPALRDHRDRDAGDLSGGQQQMVAIARALVGDNDLLLVDEPSEGLAPLIVEEVVDALGTLADDVTLLLVEQNFPMAMDLTDRFYLLDHGEVVESGDSGTVSQDDETIRRYLSA; encoded by the coding sequence GTGAGCGGCGATCCCCCCGCGCTCGAGCTCGACGGCGTCCACAGCTACTACGGCGAGAGCCACGTCCTCCGCGGCGTCGACCTGACCGTCGAGAAGGGGGAGAACGTCGCGCTCGTGGGGCGAAACGGCGTCGGCAAGACGACGACGCTCCGCTCCATCCTCGGGCTGACGCCGCCCCGCGAGGGGACCGTCCGCCTCCACGGCGAGGACGTCACCGGCGTCGAGACCCACGAGATCGCCCGGCGAGGCGTCGGGTGGGTGCCCGAGGAGCGCCGGATGTTCAGCCACCTCTCCGTCGACGAGAACCTGCGCGTCGCCACGCCGCCGGGGTCCGACGTCTCGGCGAGGGTCGAGGAGGCGCTCGACGCCTTCCCGGCGCTGCGGGACCACCGCGACCGGGACGCCGGCGACCTCAGCGGCGGGCAACAGCAGATGGTCGCCATCGCCCGCGCGCTGGTCGGGGACAACGACCTGCTGCTGGTCGACGAGCCCAGCGAGGGGCTCGCGCCGCTCATCGTCGAGGAGGTGGTCGACGCGCTCGGGACGCTCGCCGACGACGTGACGCTGCTGCTCGTCGAGCAGAACTTCCCGATGGCGATGGACCTGACCGACCGCTTCTACCTGCTCGACCACGGCGAGGTCGTCGAGAGCGGCGACTCCGGAACCGTTTCCCAGGACGACGAGACGATACGGAGGTACCTCAGCGCATGA
- a CDS encoding type IV pilin has product MNIKNLFTDDDAVSPVIGAILMVAITVILAAVIGAFVLDLGGSQEKTPQTSFDADWNQSSTGNNVTITQESGDSIEVNRINFVGNKSNQGTGWNQISDGQTQAGSYVGTAVESGGTVRVVWESESGETSSTIAEFENPN; this is encoded by the coding sequence ATGAACATCAAAAACCTATTCACAGACGACGACGCCGTGTCGCCGGTTATCGGGGCTATCCTGATGGTCGCGATTACGGTCATTCTGGCTGCCGTCATCGGGGCGTTCGTCCTCGACCTCGGCGGCTCACAAGAAAAGACGCCGCAGACGAGTTTCGACGCTGACTGGAATCAGAGTTCTACTGGCAACAACGTCACAATCACGCAGGAAAGTGGAGACTCGATCGAAGTCAACCGGATCAACTTCGTCGGTAACAAATCCAATCAAGGGACTGGATGGAACCAGATTTCTGACGGACAGACTCAGGCGGGTTCGTACGTAGGCACTGCTGTGGAGTCTGGTGGTACGGTCCGCGTTGTCTGGGAGTCTGAGAGTGGCGAAACTTCCTCGACGATCGCCGAGTTCGAGAACCCGAACTAA
- a CDS encoding bifunctional 4-hydroxy-2-oxoglutarate aldolase/2-dehydro-3-deoxy-phosphogluconate aldolase: MEKQETIEQLVDSGVVAVMRGANADAVVDIARALQDGGVTAIELTADTQGVMNLVEEVVAALENDDVVVGVGTVLDAETARAAILAGAEFVVSPSFHEDVVEVCNRYGVPVAPGVATPTEAVEAYQAGADMVKLFPASSLGPGYLSSIKGPLGQIPIMPTGGVGPDNAGDFIEAGAECVGAGSSLVDDDAVERGDFETITENAEAMVDAVESAR, translated from the coding sequence ATGGAGAAACAGGAGACCATCGAGCAGTTGGTGGACAGCGGCGTCGTCGCGGTCATGCGCGGCGCGAACGCGGACGCGGTCGTCGACATCGCCCGCGCGCTGCAGGACGGCGGCGTCACCGCCATCGAGCTGACCGCGGACACGCAGGGCGTGATGAACCTGGTCGAGGAAGTCGTCGCCGCCCTCGAAAACGACGACGTGGTCGTTGGCGTCGGCACGGTGCTCGACGCCGAGACGGCCCGCGCGGCCATCCTCGCCGGCGCGGAGTTCGTCGTCTCGCCCTCGTTCCACGAGGACGTCGTCGAGGTCTGCAACCGCTACGGCGTGCCGGTCGCCCCCGGCGTCGCCACCCCGACCGAGGCCGTCGAGGCGTACCAGGCCGGCGCGGACATGGTCAAGCTGTTCCCCGCCTCCAGCCTCGGTCCGGGCTACCTCTCCAGCATCAAGGGCCCCCTCGGCCAGATCCCGATCATGCCGACCGGCGGCGTCGGCCCCGACAACGCCGGCGACTTCATTGAGGCCGGCGCGGAGTGCGTCGGCGCGGGCAGCTCGCTCGTGGACGACGACGCCGTCGAACGCGGCGACTTCGAGACCATCACCGAGAACGCCGAGGCGATGGTCGACGCGGTCGAGAGCGCGCGGTAG
- a CDS encoding beta-ribofuranosylaminobenzene 5'-phosphate synthase family protein: protein MATVETAARLHFGFQNLSLAHERLYGSLGVALAEPRLAVEATPAAEVTADDEAAREYARRASEVLGVPGATVSVRERLPRHVGLGSGTQLALAVYAAVARAHDADFDVREAAPALGRGGRSGVGIAGFERGGFVVDAGHPTGRFTTDRPADGEWDVPAVVSRHELPDDWRFVLAIPDADPGRSGEEEESSMRSVIERADPGIADQISGVVSRRLLPAAAEGRRSAFGDAVAEIGRLNGAWYADAQGGVFRPPVGTIVEELTDCSAVAGAGQSSWGPTVYGVTDADGAGAAREAARDALGAAGVDGDVFVSRVRNEGASVRERR, encoded by the coding sequence ATGGCGACGGTCGAGACGGCGGCGCGACTTCACTTCGGCTTCCAGAACCTCTCGCTCGCCCACGAGCGACTGTACGGGAGCCTCGGCGTCGCGCTGGCCGAGCCGCGACTAGCGGTCGAGGCGACGCCGGCGGCGGAGGTGACGGCCGACGACGAGGCCGCCCGCGAGTACGCCCGTCGGGCGTCGGAGGTGCTCGGCGTCCCCGGCGCGACGGTGTCGGTCCGGGAGCGACTCCCCCGCCACGTCGGCCTCGGGAGCGGCACGCAACTCGCGTTGGCGGTGTACGCCGCCGTCGCGCGCGCCCACGACGCCGACTTCGACGTCCGGGAGGCCGCGCCCGCGCTGGGTCGCGGCGGCCGGAGCGGCGTCGGCATCGCCGGGTTCGAGCGCGGCGGGTTCGTCGTCGACGCGGGGCACCCGACGGGGCGGTTCACGACCGACCGCCCGGCGGACGGCGAGTGGGACGTGCCGGCGGTGGTGTCGCGCCACGAACTCCCCGACGACTGGCGGTTCGTGCTGGCCATCCCCGACGCGGACCCGGGACGGAGCGGCGAGGAGGAGGAGTCGAGCATGCGGTCGGTGATAGAGCGCGCCGACCCCGGAATCGCCGACCAGATAAGCGGCGTCGTCTCGCGCCGCCTGCTCCCGGCCGCCGCCGAGGGGCGACGCTCCGCGTTCGGCGACGCCGTCGCGGAGATCGGACGCCTCAACGGGGCCTGGTACGCCGACGCCCAGGGCGGCGTGTTTCGACCGCCCGTCGGGACCATCGTCGAGGAACTGACCGACTGTTCCGCCGTCGCGGGCGCCGGGCAGTCCTCGTGGGGGCCGACGGTGTACGGCGTCACCGACGCAGACGGGGCCGGCGCCGCGCGCGAGGCGGCCCGCGACGCGCTGGGCGCCGCCGGCGTCGACGGCGACGTGTTCGTCTCGCGCGTCCGCAACGAGGGCGCGTCCGTCCGCGAGCGTCGGTGA
- a CDS encoding DUF7504 family protein — protein sequence MAHELDDLFAGEPAPDAVLVTAPSRSDLRGFPERTVSALAGADDGCVVLTTDGPATDAASGLVRSTAMDAERVGAVDCTRGGASNASPERLAWRVSGPTNFSRAGTAVDECLDLLADRGAVRSHLLFDTLSTPLLLVDSDAVARFAHYLAGLAAERGGTSVLPAFTNRTNGRDLERLKHVADAHVRVRRRDGRQEVRCVGLPGVPREWVALAGSEASEAFGISVR from the coding sequence GTGGCGCACGAACTCGACGACCTGTTCGCCGGCGAGCCGGCGCCGGACGCCGTGCTGGTGACGGCCCCGAGCCGGTCCGACCTCCGCGGGTTCCCCGAGCGGACGGTCTCGGCGCTCGCCGGGGCGGACGACGGCTGCGTCGTCCTCACGACGGACGGGCCGGCGACCGACGCCGCGTCGGGGCTCGTCCGGTCGACGGCGATGGACGCCGAGCGCGTCGGCGCGGTCGACTGCACGCGCGGCGGGGCGTCGAACGCGAGCCCGGAGCGGCTGGCGTGGCGCGTCTCCGGGCCGACGAACTTCTCGCGGGCGGGGACCGCGGTCGACGAGTGCCTCGACCTGCTGGCCGACCGCGGCGCGGTCAGGTCGCACCTGCTGTTCGACACGCTCTCGACACCGCTGCTACTGGTCGACTCAGACGCCGTCGCGCGCTTCGCTCACTACCTTGCCGGCCTCGCCGCGGAGCGCGGCGGGACGAGCGTCCTGCCGGCGTTCACGAACCGGACGAACGGCCGCGACCTGGAGCGGCTGAAACACGTCGCCGACGCGCACGTCCGGGTCCGCCGGCGCGACGGGCGGCAGGAGGTCCGCTGCGTCGGCCTGCCGGGCGTGCCCCGGGAGTGGGTCGCGCTCGCCGGCTCGGAGGCGTCAGAGGCGTTCGGGATCAGCGTTCGCTGA
- a CDS encoding branched-chain amino acid ABC transporter permease, translated as MAISDPTEPADRSDASNAPDTTEAAEATEERDPANPTDAAVTDAADEPETESGAGYVRRLLGEQSVHVAVMLAFALYPIVYAILIRTPLGAEFDVFLPRIHTMVAVLYIGLFAMSFDFISGYTGYLSFGHSLFYGVGAYLVVLTATGKVPMLGTETPFMALLLIAGVLAVVIAVLVGLVSFRLTGVYFAMITLGFAEVAHVFIRNWDRVGSNPRDGATIAGGDGFALGVPGVDALQVEIGRIVGTSLGEVFGLGLGIEVDEVWVSFYAIGAVVAVCYFLMQRIVHSPFGRVMIAIRENEERARAVGYDVYRFKLAAFAVSGFFAAIAGGLFAGYSRSVAPGNTFDLFHTAEALLAAIIGGFGTLAGPLYGYLFTASVEGVLSTEHHGVARYLRRGLSDAMLSSGAGGVTVGDVIDVLVDGRADLYLGIVFILFVLYVPRGILGTLRDRLGGTVADRLPDRLRTTLRGLKR; from the coding sequence GTGGCCATTAGCGACCCTACCGAACCGGCCGACCGGTCGGACGCGTCGAACGCGCCGGACACGACGGAGGCGGCCGAAGCGACGGAGGAGCGAGACCCCGCAAACCCGACCGACGCCGCCGTGACCGACGCGGCGGACGAACCGGAAACCGAGTCGGGGGCCGGCTACGTCCGACGGCTGCTCGGCGAGCAGTCGGTCCACGTCGCGGTGATGCTCGCCTTCGCGCTCTACCCGATCGTCTACGCGATCCTGATCCGGACGCCGCTTGGCGCGGAGTTCGACGTGTTCCTGCCCCGGATCCACACGATGGTCGCGGTGCTGTACATCGGCCTGTTCGCTATGAGCTTCGACTTCATCAGCGGCTACACGGGCTATCTCTCCTTCGGCCACTCGCTGTTCTACGGGGTCGGCGCGTATCTCGTCGTCCTGACGGCGACGGGGAAGGTGCCGATGCTCGGGACGGAAACGCCGTTCATGGCCCTGCTGCTGATCGCGGGGGTGCTCGCGGTCGTCATCGCCGTCCTCGTCGGCCTCGTCTCCTTCCGGCTCACCGGCGTCTACTTCGCGATGATCACCCTCGGGTTCGCGGAGGTTGCCCACGTGTTCATCCGGAACTGGGACCGCGTCGGCAGCAACCCGCGCGACGGCGCGACGATCGCCGGCGGCGACGGGTTCGCTCTCGGCGTCCCCGGCGTCGACGCGCTTCAGGTCGAGATCGGCCGCATCGTCGGCACCAGCCTGGGCGAGGTGTTCGGCCTCGGCCTCGGGATCGAGGTCGACGAGGTGTGGGTGTCGTTCTACGCCATCGGCGCGGTCGTCGCCGTCTGTTACTTCCTGATGCAGCGGATCGTCCACTCGCCGTTCGGGCGCGTGATGATCGCCATCCGGGAGAACGAGGAGCGGGCCCGCGCGGTCGGCTACGACGTCTACCGGTTCAAGCTGGCCGCCTTCGCCGTCAGCGGCTTCTTCGCCGCGATCGCGGGCGGCCTGTTCGCCGGCTACAGCCGCTCGGTCGCGCCGGGGAACACGTTCGACCTGTTCCACACGGCCGAGGCGCTGCTGGCCGCGATCATCGGCGGGTTCGGCACGCTCGCCGGCCCGCTGTACGGCTACCTCTTCACGGCCTCGGTCGAGGGCGTCCTCTCGACGGAGCACCACGGCGTCGCCCGGTACCTGCGCCGCGGGCTGTCCGACGCGATGCTGTCGTCCGGCGCGGGCGGCGTCACCGTCGGCGACGTCATCGACGTCCTCGTCGACGGCCGGGCCGACCTGTATCTGGGCATCGTGTTCATCCTGTTCGTCCTCTACGTCCCGCGCGGGATCCTCGGCACGCTCCGCGACCGCCTCGGCGGCACCGTCGCCGACCGGCTCCCCGACCGTCTGCGGACGACGCTCAGGGGGCTGAAGCGGTGA
- a CDS encoding type IV pilin, producing MDLKNLFTDDDAVSPVIGVILMVAITFILAAVIGAFVLDLGGSQEKTPQTKFDADWNGTQIAGSTEYDVKISQESGDSISTDRLSLSGDITDGNTTAWQNAPDSTTQAGSYIETTVDTGGEVRIIWQSESGETSSTLATFENPN from the coding sequence ATGGATCTGAAGAATCTCTTCACGGACGACGACGCGGTGTCGCCGGTTATCGGGGTCATCCTGATGGTCGCCATTACGTTCATTCTGGCCGCAGTCATCGGCGCCTTCGTGCTGGACCTTGGCGGGTCGCAGGAGAAGACACCGCAGACGAAGTTCGACGCAGACTGGAACGGCACTCAAATTGCTGGCAGTACCGAGTATGATGTGAAGATCTCACAGGAGAGCGGCGATTCCATCTCTACGGATCGTCTCTCCCTGTCTGGTGATATCACTGACGGTAACACGACTGCATGGCAGAATGCGCCGGATAGCACGACTCAGGCAGGCAGTTACATCGAAACGACTGTAGACACTGGCGGCGAAGTCCGCATCATCTGGCAGTCGGAAAGTGGCGAAACGTCCTCGACGCTCGCCACCTTCGAGAACCCGAACTAA
- a CDS encoding 3-oxoacyl-ACP synthase, translating into MTVSLTGYGRYVPDERLTGREIAARSGVPEAVVVEKMGVREKRVCPPDGDLPSDMCVAAAEEAIADAGIDPADLDLVLYHGSEFKDYVVWSLAADVAERIGADGAYATESYTLCAGAPIAIRQVRAQLLAGDVDSALLVAASREEDLVDYANEDSSFMFNFGSGASATVLENGGGDRARASVRESAAITDGSFSRDVVMPAGGTRNPPSEETVRAGAHSLDVPDPDGMKERLAPVSLPNFLDVTDRALERSGLVRDDVDFAALTHVKRSFHDRFFDEMGLDPQSDGYYLDDYGHVQSVDQVLALDEGLARGRVEPGDVVCFVGAGTGYTWAATVLQWRG; encoded by the coding sequence GTGACGGTCTCGCTCACCGGCTACGGTCGGTACGTGCCGGACGAACGCCTCACCGGGCGGGAGATCGCCGCCCGCAGCGGCGTTCCGGAGGCGGTCGTCGTCGAGAAGATGGGCGTCCGCGAGAAGCGGGTGTGCCCGCCCGACGGCGACCTCCCCTCCGACATGTGCGTCGCGGCCGCGGAAGAGGCGATCGCCGACGCGGGGATCGATCCGGCCGACCTCGACCTCGTGCTGTACCACGGGAGCGAGTTCAAGGACTACGTGGTGTGGAGCCTCGCCGCCGACGTCGCCGAGCGGATCGGCGCGGACGGGGCCTACGCCACCGAGAGCTACACACTCTGTGCCGGCGCGCCGATAGCGATCCGGCAGGTCCGCGCCCAGCTGCTCGCCGGCGACGTCGACAGCGCCCTGCTGGTCGCCGCCAGCCGCGAGGAGGACCTCGTGGACTACGCGAACGAGGACTCCTCGTTCATGTTCAACTTCGGCAGCGGCGCGTCCGCGACGGTCCTCGAAAACGGCGGGGGTGACCGCGCCCGCGCGTCCGTCCGCGAGAGCGCAGCCATCACGGACGGCTCGTTCTCCCGCGACGTGGTGATGCCCGCCGGCGGCACGCGAAACCCGCCGAGCGAGGAGACCGTACGCGCCGGCGCGCACTCCCTCGACGTTCCCGACCCCGACGGGATGAAAGAGCGCCTCGCGCCCGTCTCCCTGCCCAACTTCCTCGACGTGACCGACCGCGCGCTGGAGCGGTCCGGGCTGGTCCGGGACGACGTCGACTTCGCCGCGCTCACGCACGTGAAACGGTCGTTCCACGACCGCTTCTTCGACGAGATGGGCCTCGACCCCCAGTCTGACGGCTACTACCTCGACGACTACGGCCACGTCCAGAGCGTCGACCAGGTGCTCGCGCTCGACGAGGGGCTCGCCCGCGGCCGCGTCGAGCCCGGCGACGTCGTCTGCTTCGTCGGCGCTGGCACCGGCTACACGTGGGCCGCGACCGTCCTCCAGTGGCGAGGTTGA
- a CDS encoding RAD55 family ATPase has protein sequence MKRIPFGISRLDSMIDGGAPPGSVVLLAGDIGAGGREFMYTSAAMNGLVEADPELFDLYYGSLHENSVVPEEIHYLSFTSDEPALVDEMAFTMDDDIVEAAAAPVEFADLSPEYFQLSPVPTDWYAKEPQDITSLGERHERRNVLDAMGDYLSENASGNLVLVDSLTDLVSAASEQMDWSDITLLMKGLKKASQEWGGLILLHVNVEALTATQLGRLSDATDGTIRFKWESGGSERDRAMIVQQFRGVLSRLEEENIVQFETEIEDDGFNISNVRKIR, from the coding sequence ATGAAACGCATTCCGTTCGGGATCTCCCGACTGGACTCGATGATCGACGGCGGCGCGCCGCCGGGGAGCGTCGTCCTCCTCGCGGGCGACATCGGGGCGGGCGGGCGGGAGTTCATGTACACCAGCGCGGCGATGAACGGCCTCGTCGAGGCCGACCCGGAGCTGTTCGACCTCTACTACGGCTCGCTCCACGAGAACTCCGTCGTCCCCGAGGAGATCCACTACCTCTCTTTCACCAGCGACGAACCGGCGCTCGTCGACGAGATGGCGTTCACGATGGACGACGACATCGTCGAGGCGGCCGCGGCGCCCGTCGAGTTCGCGGACCTCTCGCCGGAGTACTTCCAGCTCTCGCCCGTGCCGACCGACTGGTACGCGAAGGAGCCCCAGGACATCACCTCGCTCGGCGAGCGCCACGAGCGGCGGAACGTCCTCGACGCGATGGGCGATTACCTCAGCGAGAATGCCTCCGGCAACCTCGTGCTCGTCGACTCCCTCACCGACCTCGTCAGCGCGGCCAGCGAGCAGATGGACTGGTCCGACATCACTCTCCTGATGAAGGGCCTCAAGAAAGCCTCCCAGGAATGGGGCGGCCTCATCCTGCTCCACGTTAACGTCGAGGCGCTGACAGCCACCCAGCTCGGCCGCCTCAGCGACGCGACCGACGGGACGATCCGCTTCAAGTGGGAGAGCGGGGGGAGCGAGCGCGACCGGGCGATGATCGTTCAGCAGTTTCGCGGCGTCCTCTCCCGACTAGAGGAGGAGAACATCGTCCAGTTCGAGACCGAGATCGAAGACGACGGGTTCAACATCAGCAACGTGAGGAAGATCCGGTGA